The Brassica napus cultivar Da-Ae chromosome C7, Da-Ae, whole genome shotgun sequence genome has a segment encoding these proteins:
- the LOC106378588 gene encoding zinc finger BED domain-containing protein RICESLEEPER 2-like, whose protein sequence is MGVAWIAGAWMGYAWMTFSGSRRLSVSPSLRLSISPSLRLSDSPTLRLDFSPTLRLDFSPTLRLDFSLTLCPSRVSVSHSLRSSLREISLSLSATLDPSLSLSLSATLDQLLKRMNTLSLNNDDDYASDNGDSEQEMDENNPVVDESLMSTAEVKGKHKRRHSKCWNFFTIEGDRMPDGKFKCVCNCCNHFYILDLHKSGTNTLLRHSKTCPKTPNNTCPKIDQLVFREMIVVAIVEHDLPYAFVEYRRVREALHYANPTIEFWCRNTAVSDVFKIFEREKMKLRQVLSEVPGRICLTTDLWRAITIECYLCLTAHYVDAEWNLRAKILSFCAFPPPHSGPAIAMKLMELIKEWGLQKKVFTVTVDNASSNDNMQGVLKRQLRKDLVCSGDFFHIRCAAHILNLIVQDGLSVISDALEKIRDSVKYVKVSESRELLFLGCVETLGIVKKGGLVLDVTTRWNSTYLMLSRALHYKEAFKNLAEIEASYKSLPTESEWLRARLICDLLQPFDEMTRLISGSSYPTANLYFMEVWKIQSWLGSNEFSEDTVIADMVASMRLKFVKYWEEYSDILAIAAVLDPRLKFKVLEYCYHSSDPTTCKSRMDYIRKRMLKLYGDYKKNTSAHSSQEVEADALPAGYGGFYEFFSQQAGTRKSALDLYLSEPVLDMVANQKLDVIKYWKNNSKRFRELSRMACDVLCIPITTVSSESSFSVGSRVLSKYKSRLLPSNVQALICARNWLRGFEVIAGCDLDEEGKEDANEEAEGSGKKKKTRLN, encoded by the exons ATGGGGGTTGCGTGGATAGCTGGAGCGTGGATGGGTTATGCGTGGATG ACTTTCTCCGGGAGTCGACGTCTCTCCGTCTCTCCGTCTCTCCGTCTCTCCATCTCTCCGTCTCTCCGTCTCTCCGATTCCCCGACTCTCCGTCTCGACTTCTCTCCGACTCTCCGTCTCGACTTCTCTCCGACTCTCCGTCTCGACTTCTCTCTGACTCTCTGTCCGTCTCGAGTCTCAGTCTCGCACTCTCTCAG GTCTTCTCTGAgagaaatctctctctctctctcggcgaCTCTCGatccgtctctctctctctctctctcggcgaCTCTAGATCAACTTCTGAAAAGG ATGAATACATTGAGTTTGAACAATGATGATGACTACGCGAGTGACAATGGGGACTCAGAACAGGAAATGGATGAGAACAATCCTGTGGTGGACGAGTCTCTGATGAGTACAGCCGAGGTGAAAGGTAAACACAAGCGTAGACACTCTAAGTGCTGGAACTTTTTTACTATAGAAGGAGATAGGATGCCTGATGGAAAATTTAAATGTGTCTGCAACTGCTGTAACCACTTCTACATCCTAGACTTACATAAAAGTGGAACCAATACCCTTCTTCGCCACTCAAAAACCTGCCCTAAAACCCCTAATAACACATGTCCTAAGATCGATCAGTTGGTGTTTCGAGAAATGATTGTTGTGGCTATTGTCGAGCATGATCTACCTTACGCCTTTGTTGAGTACAGAAGAGTTCGAGAAGCTTTGCATTATGCCAACCCGACCATAGAGTTCTGGTGTCGAAACACGGCGGTTTCAGATGTTTTTAAGATCTTTGAGAGGGAGAAAATGAAGCTCAGGCAGGTGTTGAGTGAAGTTCCGGGTAGGATCTGTCTAACGACGGATCTATGGAGAGCAATAACAATCGAATGTTATCTCTGTCTTACTGCCCACTATGTCGACGCTGAGTGGAACCTTAGAGCTAAGATCCTCTCCTTTTGCGCTTTCCCTCCACCCCATTCTGGTCCGGCCATTGCCATGAAGCTAATGGAGCTGATTAAAGAATGGGGTTTGCAGAAGAAGGTCTTCACAGTAACCGTAGACAATGCGTCCTCTAATGACAACATGCAAGGAGTTCTCAAGAGGCAACTTAGAAAGGATTTAGTCTGCAGTGGAGACTTCTTTCACATCAGGTGTGCTGCTCACATTCTGAATCTCATTGTCCAAGACGGATTATCGGTGATAAGTGACGCCTTGGAGAAGATCAGAGACAGCGTTAAGTATGTCAAGGTCAGTGAGTCTAGAGAGTTGCTGTTTCTAGGCTGTGTGGAGACTCTTGGGATTGTTAAGAAAGGCGGTTTGGTTTTGGATGTCACTACGCGGTGGAACTCAACCTATCTGATGTTGTCTAGGGCTCTTCACTACAAAGAGGCGTTTAAGAATCTTGCAGAAATCGAAGCAAGTTACAAGAGCTTACCTACAGAGTCTGAGTGGTTAAGAGCTAGGCTGATTTGTGATTTGTTACAGCCGTTTGATGAGATGACAAGGCTCATTTCCGGCTCTTCTTACCCTACCGCGAATCTGTACTTCATGGAAGTATGGAAAATTCAAAGTTGGTTGGGTTCAAATGAGTTCAGTGAAGATACGGTGATTGCTGATATGGTGGCTTCCATGAGGTTGAAGTTTGTTAAGTACTGGGAAGAGTACAGCGACATTTTAGCCATTGCAGCAGTGTTAGATCCTAGGCTAAAGTTCAAGGTTTTGGAGTACTGCTACCACAGTTCAGATCCAACAACTTGTAAATCCCGAATGGATTACATACGCAAAAGGATGTTGAAGCTGTATGGAGATTACAAGAAGAATACTAGTGCGCATAGTTCACAAGAAGTAGAAGCAGATGCTTTACCAGCTGGTTATGGG GGCTTCTATGAGTTCTTCTCTCAACAAGCAGGAACAAGGAAATCTGCTTTGGATTTGTATCTGAGTGAACCTGTGCTTGATATGGTTGCAAATCAAAAGTTAGATGTCATCAAGTATTGGAAGAACAATTCAAAACGGTTTAGGGAGCTATCTCGAATGGCATGTGATGTTCTATGCATCCCAATAACAACAGTGTCGTCTGAGTCATCCTTCAGTGTGGGAAGTCGGGTTCTTAGCAAGTACAAGAGCCGCCTTCTTCCCTCAAATGTCCAAGCTTTGATTTGCGCTAGAAACTGGCTTCGTGGTTTTGAAGTGATTG ctGGATGCGATTTAGATGAGGAAGGTAAGGAAGATGCCAATGAGGAAGCCGAAGGAAgtggaaagaagaagaagacccgACTCAACTAA
- the LOC106381992 gene encoding serine/threonine protein phosphatase 2A 59 kDa regulatory subunit B' eta isoform isoform X2 — MWKQILSKLPKKSSKNEHHHHRGREREREHGGGHSSSSSHASTSKSSDNGHGKSANSHTKNAPSGGRSAASSDSGGVFTPYEALPSFKDVPNTEKQNLFIKKLNLCRVVFDFTDPTKNIKEKDIKRQTLLELVDYVNSANGKFSEVSIQEVVRMVSANIFRTLNPQPRENKVIDALDLEEEEPSMDLAWPHLQLVYELFLRFVASPDTDTKLAKRYIDQSFVLRLLDLFDSEDPRERDCLKTILHRIYGKFMVHRPFIRKSINNIFYRFVFETEKHNGIAEFLEILGSIINGFALPLKDEHKVFLVRVLIPLHKPKCLQMYHQQLSYCITQFVEKDCKLADTVIRGLLKYWPVTNSSKEVMFLNELEEVLEATQPPEFQRCMVPLFRQIARCLNSLHFQVAERALFLWNNNHIENLIMQSRKVILPIIFPALERNAEKHWNQAVHSLTLNVRKIFNDLDPELFKDCLAKFKEDESKEGETKAKREATWKRLEEVGMRKAS; from the exons ATGTGGAAACAGATTCTGAGTAAGCTTCCCAAAAAGTCTTCAAAGAAcgaacatcatcatcatcgtggACGTGAACGTGAACGTGAACACGGTGGTGGTCATTCCTCTTCATCCTCCCATGCTTCCACTTCCAAAAGCAGTGACAATGGCCATGGAAAGTCAGCCAACTCTCACACCAAGAACGCTCCTTCAGGCGGGAGATCCGCTGCTTCTTCTGACTCTG gaGGAGTCTTCACTCCTTATGAAGCACTACCAAGTTTCAAAGACGTGCCCAACACCGAAAAGCAAAACCTCTTCATAAAGAAGCTGAACCTGTGCCGTGTAGTGTTTGACTTCACAGACCCTACAAAGAACATCAAGGAGAAAGATATCAAGAGGCAGACATTGCTTGAGCTTGTGGACTACGTGAACTCCGCTAACGGCAAGTTCAGCGAAGTGAGTATTCAAGAAGTCGTACGCATGGTCTCTGCCAACATATTCAGAACGCTAAACCCTCAGCCACGCGAGAACAAAGTCATCGACGCCTTAGACCTGGAGGAGGAAGAGCCTTCCATGGATCTCGCCTGGCCTCACTTGCAGCTTGTCTACGAGCTTTTCCTGAGGTTTGTCGCTTCCCCTGACACCGACACCAAGCTGGCTAAAAGATACATAGACCAATCCTTCGTCCTGCGGTTACTAGACTTATTCGACTCCGAGGATCCTAGAGAGAGGGACTGTCTCAAAACCATCCTCCACCGGATCTACGGTAAATTCATGGTTCACCGTCCTTTCATCAGAAAGTCCATTAACAACATCTTCTACCGGTTTGTATTCGAGACGGAGAAACACAACGGGATCGCTGAGTTTCTCGAGATCTTGGGGAGCATCATCAACGGGTTTGCTCTTCCTTTGAAAGACGAGCACAAAGTGTTTCTAGTCCGTGTTCTGATACCTCTCCACAAACCGAAGTGCTTGCAGATGTATCACCAGCAGCTGTCTTATTGTATCACGCAGTTTGTGGAAAAGGATTGCAAACTCGCTGATACGGTTATAAGAGGGTTGCTGAAGTACTGGCCAGTGACGAACAGTTCCAAAGAAGTCATGTTTCTCAATGAGTTGGAGGAAGTCCTCGAAGCAACGCAGCCACCAGAGTTCCAACGGTGTATGGTGCCGCTGTTTCGCCAGATAGCTCGATGCTTGAACAGTCTGCATTTTCAG gTTGCAGAGAGAGCCTTATTCTTATGGAACAACAACCACATAGAGAATCTGATAATGCAGAGCCGCAAAGTCATTCTTCCAATTATATTCCCTGCGCTGGAGAGAAACGCGGAGAAGCATTGGAACCAAGCTGTTCATAGCTTGACACTAAACGTCCGGAAGATATTTAACGACCTTGACCCTGAGTTGTTCAAGGATTGCCTTGCTAAGTTCAAAGAAGATGAATCAAAGGAAGGTGAAACCAAGGCAAAACGCGAAGCCACTTGGAAACGTTTGGAAGAAGTTGGGATGAGAAAGGCTTCATGA
- the LOC106381994 gene encoding F-box protein SKIP14-like — MALNFSQRNFSPHLSEEPMKIANGYLVEGVSDRKDDVFSHPWCSSLAKGDSAASSVDILDVLPSDPFGMDINNTFTAITGWLQDLEVDYGRDESGIGDGNHHHQLFAGLSFIWNNAMRFHEFPESSNVWGSLNGFGDGSCHGSFVSPGSVDQVLDVRNGGEVAESSGCCTNDGGENANVVHPGFGFSLYHLGVKDLLSVSMVCKSLHTTVCDDSLLWKHIHISQPLNEKITDEALLQLTDRAQGTMQCLRLVDCSRITEDCLKQVLERNRQVVKLGVPGCIRITIDGVLSILRDLKSAGKLQVKHLEIGGLFGVTKDHYEELFGLLNIETNVERSIQKPRFYHRGYSCLSCDDNKGIDIEMCPKCENSRLVYDCPAEYCKGKEECRACSLCIQRCFQCGRCINDSEYEETFCLEFLCADCSRPSPELPL; from the exons ATGGCGTTGAATTTTTCACAGAGAAACTTTTCTCCCCATTTATCCGAGGAACCGATGAAGATAGCCAATGGGTATCTCGTTGAGGGAGTTTCCGACAGGAAAGATGATGTTTTTTCCCATCCTTGGTGTTCAAGTCTTGCTAAAGGTGATTCAGCAGCTTCTTCTGTTGATATACTTGACGTTCTGCCTTCTGATCCCTTTGGCATGGATATCAACAATACTTTCACTGCGATCACTGGATGGCTTCAGGATTTGGAGGTTGATTATGGGAGAGATGAGAGTGGGATTGGCGATGggaaccaccaccaccagctCTTTGCTGGGTTGAGTTTCATTTGGAACAATGCAATGCGGTTTCACGAGTTCCCGGAGAGTAGTAATGTGTGGGGGTCGTTGAACGGGTTTGGTGATGGATCTTGTCATGGTTCTTTCGTGTCTCCTGGTAGTGTGGATCAAGTATTGGATGTGAGGAATGGTGGCGAAGTTGCAGAGAGCAGTGGTTGCTGCACCaatgatggaggagagaacGCAAACGTTGTTCATCCGGGGTTTGGTTTTTCTCTTTATCACTTGGGGGTGAAGGATCTTCTTTCAGTTAGTATGGTTTGCAAGTCGCTGCACACGACTGTCTGTGATGACTCGCTGCTGTGGAAACATATCCACATTTCTCAACCGTTGAATGAGAAGATCACAGATGAGGCTCTTCTGCAGTTAACAGACCGTGCTCAGGGCACTATGCAGTGTCTGAGGCTCGTAGATTGCTCGAGAATTACAGAAGATTGTCTTAAGCAGGTGTTGGAGCGCAACCGACAAGTAGTTAAG CTTGGCGTGCCTGGATGCATAAGGATCACAATCGATGGTGTTTTGAGCATCTTGAGAGATCTGAAGTCTGCGGGAAAGCTTCAggtgaagcacttggagatcggtGGCCTCTTTGGAGTGACTAAAGATCACTATGAGGAATTGTTTGGTTTGTTAAACATAGAAACTAATGTGGAGCGGTCCATACAGAAGCCACGTTTTTACCATAGAGGATACTCATGTTTATCCTGCGATGATAACAAGGGGATAGATATTGAGATGTGCCCAAAATGTGAGAACTCGAGGCTTGTGTATGACTGTCCAGCAGAATATTGCAAAGGGAAGGAGGAATGCCGTGCTTGTTCTCTTTGCATACAGAGGTGTTTTCAGTGTGGTCGGTGCATCAATGATAGTGAGTATGAGGAAACCTTTTGTCTGGAGTTCTTGTGCGCTGATTGTTCGAGGCCGTCCCCAGAGTTACCTCTCTAG
- the LOC106381999 gene encoding 50S ribosomal protein L15, chloroplastic-like has translation MAVPLSVSTNPLISRQCHRPYFPFTSFKGNLSVLGSNPCQILSLKLHLKRQTGKQQARPLVVFNQTSSSSSSPEAVVGSERFRLDNLGPQPGSRKRAKRKGRGISAGQGASCGFGMRGQKSRSGPGIMRGFEGGQTALYRRLPKLRGIAGGMRSGLPKYVPVNLKDIETAGFEDGDEVSLETLKQKGLINPSGRERKLPLKILGTGELSVKLTFKARAFSTSAKEKLKASGCTLTVLPGRKKWVKPSVAKNLARADEYFAKKRAAAAETAASEPATSA, from the exons ATGGCTGTTCCACTCTCAGTCTCAACAAATCCTCTCATCTCCCGCCAATGTCACCGTCCCTACTTCCCTTTCACTTCATTTAAGGGAAATCTAAGCGTCTTAGGATCAAACCCATGTCAGATTCTTTCTCTGAAACTCCACCTCAAGCGTCAAACGGGAAAGCAACAAGCGAGACCCCTTGTTGTGTTCAACCAAAcgtcgtcgtcttcttcttctccggagGCAGTAGTAGGTTCAGAGAGGTTCCGCCTGGATAATCTGGGACCACAACCTGGTTCGAGGAAGAGGGCGAAGAGGAAAGGTAGAGGTATCTCTGCAGGACAGGGAGCTAGTTGTGGTTTCGGTATGAGAGGGCAGAAGTCACGGTCTGGTCCTGGAATCATGAGAGGTTTTGAAGGTGGACAAACTGCTCTTTATCGCCGTCTTCCCAAACTTAGAGGAATCGCTGGAG GTATGCGTTCAGGATTACCCAAGTACGTACCGGTGAATCTCAAAGACATCGAAACAGCTGGGTTTGAAGATGGAGATGAAGTGTCACTAGAGACACTGAAGCAGAAGGGTTTGATCAATCCTTCTGGGAGGGAAAGGAAACTCCCTCTAAAG ATTCTGGGTACTGGAGAACTAAGCGTGAAACTCACTTTCAAAGCTCGTGCCTTCTCAACATCAGCAAAAGAGAAGCTTAAAGCTTCAGGTTGTACACTCACTGTGTTGCCCGGCAGAAAGAAATGGGTGAAGCCTTCAGTTGCTAAGAACCTTGCACGTGCTGATGAGTACTTTGCCAAGAAGAGAGCTGCCGCAGCTGAAACAGCAGCTTCAGAACCAGCTACTTCTGCTTAA
- the LOC106381997 gene encoding uncharacterized protein LOC106381997, whose product MPKERKDRSVSHERLRSSPLYCESSRALKPSEKQVKEWEEARCPVCMEHPHNGILLICSSFDKGCRPYMCDTSHRHSNCFDQYRKAPKQTPTETDGVASASTDVNLRGEAASGVTVGAEEAEGDQEKVKPKLTCPLCRGHIKEWVAVEDARGFMNAKHRSCSSESCEFSGTYSDLRKHARLQHPGVRPSEADPERQRSWRRLERQRDLGDLLSTLQSSFGGEERSSSSSSNDDGILSFDDGGWLTVFFLIRVFRPESSGGSRSSSWSGTSRARSHIGVSRRRSSRLWGESYEGDTGASSRDEENNQSSDEQESRRRVRRRAFIADDDEEEEP is encoded by the coding sequence ATGCCTAAAGAGAGGAAAGACCGATCTGTATCTCATGAAAGGTTAAGATCATCGCCTTTGTATTGTGAGTCAAGTCGTGCTCTGAAGCCAAGTGAGAAGCAAGTTAAGGAATGGGAAGAAGCTCGATGTCCTGTCTGTATGGAACATCCTCACAATGGCATCCTTCTCATTTGCTCTTCCTTTGATAAAGGTTGCCGTCCTTACATGTGTGACACTAGCCACCGTCACTCAAACTGCTTCGATCAGTACCGCAAAGCTCCTAAACAGACACCGACTGAGACTGATGGTGTAGCTTCGGCTTCCACCGATGTAAATTTGAGAGGAGAGGCTGCGTCTGGGGTAACAGTAGGAGCAGAAGAAGCAGAGGGAGACCAAGAAAAGGTCAAACCGAAGCTGACTTGTCCGCTATGCCGTGGACATATAAAGGAATGGGTGGCTGTGGAAGATGCTCGAGGCTTCATGAACGCGAAACATAGAAGCTGTTCTTCCGAGAGTTGTGAGTTCAGTGGAACTTACTCTGATCTGAGAAAGCACGCGAGGCTCCAGCATCCAGGAGTAAGGCCATCGGAAGCTGATCCAGAGAGACAGAGAAGCTGGAGGAGGCTAGAGAGGCAGAGAGACTTGGGTGATTTGCTTAGCACACTCCAATCTTCTTTCGGAGGTGAAGAgagaagcagcagcagcagcagcaacgaTGATGGGATTCTGTCTTTTGATGATGGTGGTTGGCTTACAGTGTTCTTCCTCATCCGTGTGTTTAGACCAGAATCGAGTGGTGGATCAAGGAGTAGTAGCTGGTCAGGGACGTCTAGAGCTAGGTCGCATATAGGTGTGAGCAGAAGAAGATCTTCAAGGCTCTGGGGTGAGAGCTACGAAGGTGATACGGGAGCATCATCTAGAGACGAAGAGAATAATCAGTCTTCTGATGAACAAGAGTCAAGACGTCGTGTCCGAAGAAGAGCTTTCAtcgctgatgatgatgaagaagaagaaccttgA
- the LOC106381992 gene encoding serine/threonine protein phosphatase 2A 59 kDa regulatory subunit B' eta isoform isoform X1: MWKQILSKLPKKSSKNEHHHHRGREREREHGGGHSSSSSHASTSKSSDNGHGKSANSHTKNAPSGGRSAASSDSGFKGGNNNNNNGGVFTPYEALPSFKDVPNTEKQNLFIKKLNLCRVVFDFTDPTKNIKEKDIKRQTLLELVDYVNSANGKFSEVSIQEVVRMVSANIFRTLNPQPRENKVIDALDLEEEEPSMDLAWPHLQLVYELFLRFVASPDTDTKLAKRYIDQSFVLRLLDLFDSEDPRERDCLKTILHRIYGKFMVHRPFIRKSINNIFYRFVFETEKHNGIAEFLEILGSIINGFALPLKDEHKVFLVRVLIPLHKPKCLQMYHQQLSYCITQFVEKDCKLADTVIRGLLKYWPVTNSSKEVMFLNELEEVLEATQPPEFQRCMVPLFRQIARCLNSLHFQVAERALFLWNNNHIENLIMQSRKVILPIIFPALERNAEKHWNQAVHSLTLNVRKIFNDLDPELFKDCLAKFKEDESKEGETKAKREATWKRLEEVGMRKAS, translated from the exons ATGTGGAAACAGATTCTGAGTAAGCTTCCCAAAAAGTCTTCAAAGAAcgaacatcatcatcatcgtggACGTGAACGTGAACGTGAACACGGTGGTGGTCATTCCTCTTCATCCTCCCATGCTTCCACTTCCAAAAGCAGTGACAATGGCCATGGAAAGTCAGCCAACTCTCACACCAAGAACGCTCCTTCAGGCGGGAGATCCGCTGCTTCTTCTGACTCTGGTTTCAAAGGtggaaacaacaacaacaacaatggaGGAGTCTTCACTCCTTATGAAGCACTACCAAGTTTCAAAGACGTGCCCAACACCGAAAAGCAAAACCTCTTCATAAAGAAGCTGAACCTGTGCCGTGTAGTGTTTGACTTCACAGACCCTACAAAGAACATCAAGGAGAAAGATATCAAGAGGCAGACATTGCTTGAGCTTGTGGACTACGTGAACTCCGCTAACGGCAAGTTCAGCGAAGTGAGTATTCAAGAAGTCGTACGCATGGTCTCTGCCAACATATTCAGAACGCTAAACCCTCAGCCACGCGAGAACAAAGTCATCGACGCCTTAGACCTGGAGGAGGAAGAGCCTTCCATGGATCTCGCCTGGCCTCACTTGCAGCTTGTCTACGAGCTTTTCCTGAGGTTTGTCGCTTCCCCTGACACCGACACCAAGCTGGCTAAAAGATACATAGACCAATCCTTCGTCCTGCGGTTACTAGACTTATTCGACTCCGAGGATCCTAGAGAGAGGGACTGTCTCAAAACCATCCTCCACCGGATCTACGGTAAATTCATGGTTCACCGTCCTTTCATCAGAAAGTCCATTAACAACATCTTCTACCGGTTTGTATTCGAGACGGAGAAACACAACGGGATCGCTGAGTTTCTCGAGATCTTGGGGAGCATCATCAACGGGTTTGCTCTTCCTTTGAAAGACGAGCACAAAGTGTTTCTAGTCCGTGTTCTGATACCTCTCCACAAACCGAAGTGCTTGCAGATGTATCACCAGCAGCTGTCTTATTGTATCACGCAGTTTGTGGAAAAGGATTGCAAACTCGCTGATACGGTTATAAGAGGGTTGCTGAAGTACTGGCCAGTGACGAACAGTTCCAAAGAAGTCATGTTTCTCAATGAGTTGGAGGAAGTCCTCGAAGCAACGCAGCCACCAGAGTTCCAACGGTGTATGGTGCCGCTGTTTCGCCAGATAGCTCGATGCTTGAACAGTCTGCATTTTCAG gTTGCAGAGAGAGCCTTATTCTTATGGAACAACAACCACATAGAGAATCTGATAATGCAGAGCCGCAAAGTCATTCTTCCAATTATATTCCCTGCGCTGGAGAGAAACGCGGAGAAGCATTGGAACCAAGCTGTTCATAGCTTGACACTAAACGTCCGGAAGATATTTAACGACCTTGACCCTGAGTTGTTCAAGGATTGCCTTGCTAAGTTCAAAGAAGATGAATCAAAGGAAGGTGAAACCAAGGCAAAACGCGAAGCCACTTGGAAACGTTTGGAAGAAGTTGGGATGAGAAAGGCTTCATGA
- the BNAC07G23140D gene encoding uncharacterized protein BNAC07G23140D: MKNVMVVIDESNSSYDVLVWVLQNLKAISDSNKLLIFAKQPQSSVTPISLSSSVAFAQLFYPFSPSGEFIRLAQQKNMKIALGILEKAKKICGNHGIKADTFTDVGDPNEPIHKIIQERKVNLLVMSDQQNQSLKKCLHNTYCSLLVVEKGIRIN; this comes from the exons atgaagaatgtTATGGTGGTTATTGACGAAAGCAACTCAAGTTATGATGTACTCGTTTGGGTTCTTCAAAATCTTAAAGCTATTAGTGATAGCAATAAACTTCTGATCTTTGCAAAACAGCCACAAAGTTCTGTTACTCCTATCTCACTATCTTCATCAGTGGCCTTTGCTCAACTTTTCTATCCGTTTTCACCCA GTGGAGAATTCATAAGACTAGCTCAACAAAAGAATATGAAGATTGCTCTGGGTATACTAGAGAAAGCCAAGAAGATATGTGGAAATCATGGG ATTAAAGCAGACACATTCACTGATGTCGGAGACCCAAATGAGCCAATCCACAAGATAATTCAAGAGCGAAAGGTCAATTTACTAGTTATGAGCgatcaacaaaaccaaagtcTCAAAAA GTGTTTACACAATACATATTGCTCTCTTCTTGTCGTGGAGAAAGGAATTCGTATAAATTAG
- the BNAC07G23150D gene encoding TLC domain-containing protein At5g14285, which translates to METASFNPSSPANLPSFLLLFVTVYLVGYFLIFRSWKSSHLGASCLMSLFHGTPAVVLASHALLTTPRAFASPNTAVESSVLDFSMAYFTIDFLHYLIFLPSDFLFILHHIATLYVFATCRFAVGHGAHALLLLLVLAEATSACQNVWTIAGYRKNDVVLARRVRELLSPPFYLFYTVVRGLAGPVALYDMASFYGSGAAEGAIPRWAWISWLVVIGSAIVLSVLWVLRNWVDWFREKNSGKKFK; encoded by the coding sequence ATGGAAACGGCGTCGTTTAATCCTTCTTCTCCGGCCAATCTCCCGTCGTTTCTCCTCCTCTTCGTCACGGTATACCTCGTCGGCTACTTCCTCATCTTCCGCTCGTGGAAATCATCGCATTTAGGCGCCAGCTGCTTAATGTCGCTGTTCCACGGCACCCCCGCCGTCGTACTAGCATCTCACGCTCTGCTAACAACCCCACGCGCCTTCGCATCTCCCAACACCGCCGTGGAATCCTCCGTCCTCGACTTCAGCATGGCGTACTTCACGATCGATTTCCTGCACTACCTCATCTTCCTCCCGAGCGATTTCCTCTTCATCCTCCACCACATCGCGACGCTCTACGTCTTCGCCACGTGCCGATTCGCCGTAGGTCACGGGGCTCACGCGCTCCTCCTACTCTTGGTCTTGGCGGAGGCGACGAGTGCGTGCCAGAACGTGTGGACGATCGCTGGGTACAGAAAGAACGACGTCGTGCTGGCGAGGAGGGTGAGGGAGCTTTTGTCTCCTCCTTTCTACTTGTTCTACACTGTGGTTCGTGGATTGGCGGGTCCGGTGGCTCTGTACGATATGGCGTCGTTTTACGGAAGCGGAGCGGCGGAGGGAGCGATCCCACGGTGGGCGTGGATATCGTGGCTTGTTGTGATTGGCTCCGCTATTGTGCTTAGTGTTTTGTGGGTTTTACGAAACTGGGTTGATTGGTTTAGGGAGAAAAACTCTGGCAAGAAATTTAAATGa